A part of Bartonella quintana genomic DNA contains:
- a CDS encoding type IV secretion system protein has protein sequence MAFTMFTQLFTKIDQAITTYVTGISSKAIATMTPFVSISLTIAFIVYGWLIMRGAIDMPVSGFLSRCLRISIITSIALTTGLYQKDLADLIIKMPNELVSTLMSNPLTDNQFTNLIDKVAEKGFDRASEAFEESAFLNADGLLFGLFGILILLATSFLVAIGGAFILLAKIALILLAGLGPFFIIALLWQPTYRFFEQWIGQVLSYIILIVLLATIFSLMMNIFANYMEDLKFDGQQNIGYTLGGALILSITSIMLLLKLSSIASALAKGITFGHLWKHGAGVGNASQKSRTAK, from the coding sequence ATGGCTTTCACAATGTTTACGCAACTGTTCACTAAAATTGATCAGGCAATAACAACGTATGTCACGGGTATTTCATCAAAGGCCATTGCTACAATGACCCCCTTCGTATCCATCAGTCTTACCATCGCCTTCATCGTCTATGGATGGCTCATTATGCGTGGGGCAATAGATATGCCAGTCTCTGGATTCTTGAGCCGTTGCCTGCGAATCAGCATTATTACTTCAATTGCATTAACTACAGGGCTATATCAGAAAGATCTGGCAGATTTGATAATAAAAATGCCTAATGAGCTGGTAAGCACGCTGATGAGCAATCCACTAACAGATAATCAATTCACTAACTTGATTGACAAAGTGGCTGAAAAAGGTTTCGACCGTGCAAGCGAAGCTTTCGAGGAATCCGCTTTCTTGAATGCCGATGGGTTGCTTTTCGGTCTCTTCGGCATCCTCATCTTGCTTGCAACAAGCTTCCTCGTAGCAATCGGTGGTGCATTTATTCTGTTAGCAAAAATCGCACTTATACTTCTCGCCGGACTCGGACCTTTCTTCATCATTGCATTACTCTGGCAACCAACCTATCGCTTTTTCGAGCAATGGATAGGCCAAGTCTTGAGCTACATAATTCTCATTGTGCTTCTCGCCACTATATTTAGTCTAATGATGAATATCTTTGCAAATTACATGGAAGATCTGAAATTTGATGGACAGCAAAATATCGGTTACACACTTGGTGGTGCGCTCATCTTGTCCATTACCTCCATTATGCTATTGCTCAAACTATCCAGCATTGCGAGTGCTTTGGCAAAAGGCATTACCTTTGGACATCTCTGGAAACACGGTGCAGGGGTAGGCAATGCTTCTCAAAAAAGTCGCACAGCCAAATGA
- a CDS encoding TrwH protein — MRSIIFTILIASLLSACALAPKPKQPNNWNRMPVNKVVPAEIQRGVI, encoded by the coding sequence ATGAGATCAATCATTTTTACAATTTTGATTGCGAGTCTTTTATCGGCTTGCGCATTGGCTCCAAAGCCAAAACAACCCAATAACTGGAATCGAATGCCTGTTAATAAAGTGGTCCCTGCCGAAATTCAGCGAGGAGTGATATGA
- a CDS encoding type IV secretion system protein, whose amino-acid sequence MKKLIIIALVSVVLGMPNSTLAHSDRSHVNPRVSMHQLQQTIAQEKERQRKELAERSGDYALLEAIKKQLEINKQQLEEAKKLYGSITSNQKTTSIYQDSDSFFLKNPQFIYKRDKESEINQVATFIKNIRDKENYPHNISTREARDSINERIKYAALVDKAVSLRVFEETKNRFSQIEKMLKDIDTMNDLKSIADLQAQIKGKLAMIQNEATKLQMVAHLRNAEQELISQLKRKRSATIFKSKNTQMPNIQYAKATQ is encoded by the coding sequence ATGAAAAAGCTGATTATTATAGCATTAGTAAGTGTAGTTCTTGGCATGCCAAACTCAACACTAGCACACTCGGATCGAAGTCATGTTAACCCTAGAGTAAGTATGCATCAGTTACAACAAACGATAGCTCAGGAAAAAGAGAGACAAAGAAAGGAACTAGCGGAAAGATCTGGTGATTATGCTTTGCTAGAAGCAATAAAGAAACAGCTAGAGATCAACAAACAGCAACTCGAGGAAGCAAAAAAACTGTATGGGTCTATAACAAGCAATCAAAAAACCACCAGCATATACCAAGATAGTGATAGTTTTTTTCTTAAAAACCCACAATTCATCTACAAACGCGATAAAGAATCAGAGATAAACCAGGTTGCAACCTTCATCAAAAATATTAGAGATAAAGAAAATTATCCTCACAATATCTCTACTCGTGAAGCACGCGACTCTATCAATGAACGTATCAAATATGCAGCGTTGGTCGATAAAGCTGTAAGTTTGCGAGTTTTTGAAGAAACAAAAAATCGTTTTAGCCAAATCGAAAAAATGTTAAAAGATATCGACACAATGAACGATCTGAAAAGCATTGCTGACTTGCAGGCTCAGATCAAGGGCAAATTAGCCATGATCCAAAATGAAGCAACAAAATTGCAAATGGTTGCGCATTTGCGTAACGCTGAACAGGAACTCATCAGCCAGCTAAAACGTAAACGCAGTGCCACAATTTTTAAAAGTAAAAACACACAAATGCCAAATATACAGTATGCAAAAGCCACCCAGTGA
- a CDS encoding type IV secretion system protein translates to MAFTMFTQLFTEIDQAITTYVTGISSKAIATMTPFVSISLTIAFIVYGWLIMRGAIDMPVSGFLSRCLRISIITSIALTTGLYQKDLADLIIKMPNELVSTLISNPLTDNQFTNLIDKVAEKGFDRASEAFEESAFLNADGLLFGLFGILILLATSFLVAIGGAFILLAKIALILLAGLGPFFIIALLWQPTYRFFEQWIGQVLSYIILIVLLATIFSLMMNIFANYMEDLKFDGQQNIGYTLGGALILSITSIMLLLKLSSIASALAKGITFGHLWKHGAGVGNASQKSRTAK, encoded by the coding sequence ATGGCTTTCACAATGTTTACGCAACTGTTCACTGAAATTGATCAGGCAATAACAACATATGTCACGGGTATTTCATCAAAGGCCATTGCTACAATGACCCCCTTCGTATCCATCAGTCTTACCATCGCCTTCATCGTCTATGGATGGCTCATTATGCGTGGGGCAATAGATATGCCAGTCTCTGGATTCTTGAGCCGTTGCCTGCGAATCAGCATTATTACTTCAATTGCATTAACTACAGGGCTATATCAGAAAGATCTGGCAGATTTGATAATAAAAATGCCTAATGAGCTGGTAAGCACGCTGATAAGCAATCCACTAACAGATAATCAATTCACTAACTTGATTGACAAAGTGGCTGAAAAAGGTTTCGACCGTGCAAGCGAAGCTTTCGAGGAATCCGCTTTCTTGAATGCCGATGGGTTGCTTTTCGGTCTCTTCGGCATCCTCATCTTGCTTGCAACAAGCTTCCTCGTAGCAATCGGTGGTGCATTTATTCTGTTAGCAAAAATCGCACTTATACTTCTCGCCGGACTCGGACCTTTCTTCATCATTGCATTACTCTGGCAACCAACCTATCGCTTTTTCGAGCAATGGATAGGCCAAGTCTTGAGCTACATAATTCTCATTGTGCTTCTCGCCACTATATTTAGTCTAATGATGAATATCTTTGCAAATTACATGGAAGATCTGAAATTTGATGGACAGCAAAATATCGGTTACACACTTGGTGGTGCGCTCATCTTGTCCATTACCTCCATTATGCTATTGCTCAAACTATCCAGCATTGCGAGTGCTTTGGCAAAAGGCATTACCTTTGGACATCTCTGGAAACACGGTGCAGGGGTAGGCAATGCTTCTCAAAAAAGTCGCACAGCCAAATGA
- a CDS encoding virB8 family protein: MKKKEVKPVKAERLNSYYEESRGLERELIGEFIRSRKIAWRVACVVGIFGLFGMMCGVVGFSQPAPTPLVLRVDNTTGAVDIISMMREHETSYGEVVDRYWLNQYVLNRESYDYDTIQLNYDTAALLSAPTVQQEFYKIYEGENARDQVLSNKARITVKVRSIQPNGRGQATVRFTTQQHDSKGTVGPKQHQIATIGYTYVGAPMKSSDRLLNPLGFQITSYRADPEILLND, encoded by the coding sequence ATGAAAAAAAAAGAAGTGAAACCAGTAAAAGCCGAACGACTGAACAGTTATTATGAAGAAAGCCGAGGTTTAGAACGTGAACTCATCGGCGAGTTTATAAGATCACGCAAAATAGCGTGGCGTGTGGCGTGCGTTGTTGGCATTTTTGGGTTGTTTGGCATGATGTGTGGGGTAGTTGGCTTTTCTCAACCAGCTCCCACTCCCTTGGTGCTGCGCGTTGATAACACAACTGGCGCGGTCGATATTATTTCTATGATGCGTGAACATGAAACCAGCTATGGCGAAGTTGTGGACAGGTACTGGCTCAATCAATATGTGCTTAACCGTGAAAGTTATGATTACGACACCATTCAGCTGAACTATGATACTGCAGCACTTTTAAGCGCTCCAACTGTTCAACAGGAGTTTTACAAAATCTATGAGGGTGAAAATGCCCGTGATCAAGTGCTTTCCAACAAAGCGCGCATTACAGTTAAAGTACGCTCGATTCAGCCAAATGGGCGAGGTCAAGCGACTGTGCGTTTTACAACACAACAACATGACAGTAAAGGCACAGTTGGGCCAAAGCAACATCAAATCGCAACAATTGGCTACACCTATGTTGGTGCGCCAATGAAATCATCTGATCGATTGCTTAATCCTCTTGGTTTTCAAATTACAAGTTACCGCGCTGACCCGGAAATACTTTTGAATGATTAA
- the virB9 gene encoding P-type conjugative transfer protein VirB9 codes for MKKLVFIALLSSFSSFYTISVQALKTPSSSQYDHRIRYVTYNVADVVQIETVLGVATHIILEEGEQYITHAFGDSEAYAFAHKGRHIFIKPKAELANTNLIVVTDKRSYKFRLQFRNDRAGATYELAFHYPDANNKKLEENNQRLAIERGFHQAVNGYNLSYTMSGNQDIAPINAWDNGRITYFKFPANMDMPSIYIVDAEGNESLIPRTVVGSSNDIIAVHKVNPKWLIRLGKRALAVFNEAYDPNGIPNTTGTVSSVVHRINKGGK; via the coding sequence ATGAAAAAACTTGTGTTTATCGCACTCCTGTCTTCGTTTTCCTCTTTTTATACGATATCCGTGCAAGCGCTTAAAACCCCATCCAGTTCCCAATATGACCATCGCATTCGCTATGTAACATATAATGTTGCTGATGTGGTTCAGATTGAAACTGTTCTCGGTGTAGCAACACATATCATTCTTGAAGAAGGCGAGCAGTATATCACCCACGCCTTTGGCGATTCTGAAGCTTATGCTTTTGCACATAAAGGGCGGCACATTTTTATTAAACCCAAAGCAGAACTCGCCAATACGAATCTTATCGTTGTTACCGACAAGCGTAGTTATAAATTCCGGCTACAGTTTCGAAATGATCGTGCTGGAGCTACCTATGAATTAGCTTTCCATTATCCCGATGCAAATAATAAAAAGTTAGAGGAAAACAACCAACGCCTTGCCATTGAACGTGGTTTTCATCAAGCCGTGAACGGTTATAACCTTAGTTACACCATGAGCGGCAACCAAGATATTGCTCCTATAAATGCTTGGGACAATGGACGTATTACCTATTTCAAGTTTCCCGCCAACATGGATATGCCATCAATTTACATTGTAGATGCCGAAGGCAATGAAAGCTTGATACCGCGTACTGTTGTAGGAAGTTCCAATGATATTATCGCTGTTCATAAAGTCAATCCTAAGTGGCTCATACGACTTGGCAAACGCGCTTTAGCTGTTTTCAATGAAGCCTATGACCCCAATGGTATACCAAACACAACTGGAACGGTATCCTCGGTGGTTCATCGCATCAATAAAGGAGGTAAATGA
- the virB10 gene encoding type IV secretion system protein VirB10, with the protein MFDNKKGDEINTGAEQNYTEHKHIEGAYGSSELDSERRPIVPGARTLLIVGLIVIVALPIALSWKALKMRNAIDVEEEKPQQTVEQIIPRYTPRITEEPKILEEPETPVQAEELTQSIPPALAQLLQTMPQNLIQDAEELARKRMLSSGLNNGSSSESSTENSKKNTLDNGNSGVLFDKLQPVRLGQSHAAQLRNRDLLITQGTQIDCTLETKIVTSQPGMTTCHLTRDIYSTSGRVVLLDRGSKVVGFYQSGIQQGQTRVFVQWSRIETPSGVIVNLDSPGTGPLGESGIDGWIDTHFWQRFGGAIMMSIIGDLGGWVKNKIGQGDKESKEKSLSQNTQSPESVVNEVLHNSINIPPTLYKNQGERVSIFVARDLDFSDVYSLITR; encoded by the coding sequence ATGTTCGACAATAAGAAAGGAGATGAGATCAATACAGGTGCAGAACAAAACTACACTGAGCATAAACATATTGAAGGTGCGTATGGTAGCTCCGAATTAGACTCGGAACGCCGTCCAATAGTTCCCGGTGCACGGACATTGTTAATAGTAGGGCTTATTGTCATAGTAGCGTTGCCGATTGCTCTGTCTTGGAAGGCTTTAAAAATGCGCAATGCCATAGACGTTGAAGAAGAAAAGCCTCAACAGACAGTAGAGCAAATTATACCTCGCTACACCCCTCGAATCACAGAGGAACCGAAAATTTTAGAAGAACCAGAAACACCAGTACAGGCAGAAGAACTAACGCAGTCTATTCCACCAGCCTTAGCACAACTTCTTCAAACAATGCCACAAAATTTGATTCAGGATGCTGAAGAATTGGCACGCAAACGTATGTTAAGTTCTGGTCTTAACAATGGTAGCAGTAGCGAAAGCTCTACAGAAAATTCAAAAAAGAATACACTTGACAATGGAAATAGTGGTGTATTATTCGATAAGCTCCAGCCTGTACGATTAGGTCAATCACACGCAGCCCAACTGCGTAACCGTGATCTCTTGATTACGCAGGGAACGCAAATAGATTGTACGCTGGAAACAAAAATCGTCACATCACAACCGGGAATGACAACATGTCATTTAACACGCGATATCTATTCTACGAGCGGTCGTGTTGTTTTGCTCGATCGTGGTTCCAAAGTCGTCGGTTTCTACCAAAGTGGCATACAACAAGGACAAACGCGCGTTTTCGTGCAATGGTCGCGTATTGAAACGCCGTCTGGTGTTATTGTCAATCTTGACTCACCTGGTACTGGCCCTCTTGGGGAATCTGGGATCGATGGTTGGATTGATACACATTTCTGGCAAAGATTTGGCGGTGCAATCATGATGAGTATAATCGGTGATTTGGGAGGATGGGTGAAAAATAAAATTGGTCAAGGAGATAAAGAAAGCAAGGAAAAATCACTATCTCAAAATACACAGAGTCCTGAATCAGTGGTTAACGAAGTTCTTCACAATTCAATCAACATTCCACCAACACTTTACAAAAACCAAGGCGAGCGGGTGAGTATTTTTGTTGCTCGCGATCTGGATTTCAGCGATGTCTACAGCCTCATTACACGCTAA
- the virB11 gene encoding P-type DNA transfer ATPase VirB11 → MSTASLHANPVQKDQAVAQLLQPLDSFLKDPKITELSICRPCEVWTKSFEGWKVHSVPKLTSSFLQTLITAIIVYNGMVPKSINYVLLPGGQRGTIVQTPAVIDGTLSFMIRKHSLMVKTLEELNEEGVLNDFTDVSFNKPSEKEANDFLLKQDFTRLEPFEVQLLQLKRDRKILEFLEKCVFHKRNIIIAGKTGSGKTTFARSLIEKVPTEERIITIEDVHELFLPNHPNHVHMLYGDDVDRVSADECLDACMRQSPDRIFLAELRGNEAWEYLNSLNTGHPGSITTTHANNALQTFERCATLVKRSEIGRQLDLEMIKMVLYTTIDVVLFFKDRKLSEVFYDPVFSKSKIA, encoded by the coding sequence ATGTCTACAGCCTCATTACACGCTAACCCAGTACAGAAAGATCAAGCAGTTGCACAACTTCTACAGCCGCTTGATTCTTTCTTAAAAGATCCGAAAATTACTGAATTATCGATCTGCCGTCCCTGTGAAGTGTGGACAAAAAGCTTCGAGGGCTGGAAGGTACATAGCGTACCAAAATTGACAAGCTCTTTTTTGCAAACGCTTATCACTGCCATTATCGTTTACAACGGTATGGTTCCCAAAAGCATTAATTATGTGCTGTTGCCTGGAGGGCAGCGCGGTACAATTGTGCAAACACCAGCTGTCATCGACGGCACACTCTCCTTTATGATTCGTAAACACTCCCTGATGGTGAAGACGCTAGAAGAACTTAATGAAGAAGGTGTACTCAATGACTTTACCGACGTGAGTTTCAATAAGCCTTCAGAAAAAGAAGCGAATGATTTCCTATTAAAACAGGATTTTACACGATTGGAGCCATTTGAAGTTCAACTTCTGCAACTCAAACGTGACAGAAAAATTCTTGAATTTTTGGAAAAATGCGTATTTCATAAACGCAATATCATTATTGCAGGCAAAACAGGATCAGGTAAAACAACATTTGCTCGTTCCTTAATCGAAAAGGTGCCTACAGAAGAGCGTATTATTACGATTGAGGATGTTCATGAGCTTTTTTTACCCAATCATCCCAATCATGTGCATATGCTTTATGGTGACGATGTGGATCGTGTTTCAGCTGATGAGTGTTTAGATGCATGTATGCGTCAATCGCCTGACCGTATTTTTCTCGCTGAACTGCGTGGTAATGAGGCATGGGAATACCTCAACTCATTAAATACTGGCCATCCCGGATCAATTACCACAACACATGCCAACAATGCTTTGCAAACGTTCGAACGGTGTGCCACATTGGTCAAAAGATCAGAAATTGGCCGCCAACTCGATCTAGAAATGATAAAGATGGTGCTCTACACCACAATTGATGTAGTGCTATTCTTTAAGGATCGAAAGCTTTCTGAAGTTTTTTACGACCCAGTTTTTTCTAAATCGAAGATAGCTTAA